In Spirosoma sp. KUDC1026, the sequence GTCGGTTCTGGTTTAGATTTTATCGTACTTACTTGATATGAAGACATCCATCGCAGAAAAAATACGCCTGAATCGACTACAGCGCGGTTTATCGCAGGAAAACATGGCCTCGCTGCTCCATCTGTCCACCACGGCCTACGGCGATATCGAGCGCGGCAAAACTGATCTGACCATCGCCCGGCTCACCCAAATCGCTGATGCACTGGACAGTTCACTCCTGACCCTGCTGACAGACGAAGCTATTCCCGCCCAGGTCGTCGATGAGAAGTTTGTCGACCTGACTAACCACGAACTCGAAACGCTCCGGCTCATCAACGAGAAGCAGCAGATCGAACTGGACAAGCTCCGTCTGGAAGCCGACTACTGGAAGCGGAAGTACGACGAACGGATCGCTTTCGAGCTGGCCCGCGCCATGGGCGTCGAACAGAAACGCGAGCGGATCGGGTTTTAGCACCTACCAACGAAAGCAATCAGGCTATCGTCTATATTTGACTTTCATTCATTTCTTACCGGGAGCAATGCTCTTTACGCATACATGAACGAACAGAGTAAACAGTTTTTGTACCAGTACCTCAACAATGCCTCCCCCACCGGCTTCGAATCGTCGGGGCAGCAGATCTGGCTGGATTACCTCAAACCTTACATTGACGAATACATTGTCGATACGTACGGTACGGCAGTTGGTGTCGTCAAAGGCTCGTCGGATTACAAAGTCGTCATCGAAGCCCACTCCGATGAGATCTCGTGGTTCGTGAACTACATTTCCGACGATGGCTACCTGTTCGTGCGTCGGAACGGTGGTTCCGATGCGGTCATTGCGCCATCGATGCGGGTTAATCTGCATACGAAGAAGGGCGTTGTCGAAGGCGTTTTCGGCTGGCCAGCCATTCACGTCCGCGACCTGACGAAAGACACGGCCCCTAAAGTGACCGACCTGT encodes:
- a CDS encoding helix-turn-helix domain-containing protein, coding for MKTSIAEKIRLNRLQRGLSQENMASLLHLSTTAYGDIERGKTDLTIARLTQIADALDSSLLTLLTDEAIPAQVVDEKFVDLTNHELETLRLINEKQQIELDKLRLEADYWKRKYDERIAFELARAMGVEQKRERIGF